In one window of Pseudomonas benzenivorans DNA:
- a CDS encoding acyl-CoA dehydrogenase family protein, which translates to MKPNPLAETHEVFNQVPPLDGVNLYRLDLPLQEWTRRYQGGWAETRIDAYGALAGGELMAAGFLANENKPVFHSHDRYGHRIDLVEFHPAYHQLMAAAIEHGIPSMPWTDPRPGAQVARAAMSYLHSQAEAGSGCPLTMTFASVPALKLQPDIAERWLPKILSTQYDPRNLPVEQKSGATIGMAMTEKQGGTDVRANTTRAYPVGAPGPGQAYELVGHKWFCSAPMCDAFLTLAYSDQGLSCFLLPRHRPDGTRNAFYIQRLKNKLGNWSNASSEVEYRGALAWMIGEEGRGVPTIIEMVALTRFDCMIGSSALMRQALTQAAHHCAHRQVGGRVLAEQPLMQNVLADLALESEAALALTLRMGRALDHPQDEQEGKFARLVTAVGKYWICKRAPAMINEAAECMGGAGYVEDSILPRLYREAPVNSTWEGSGNVQCLDVLRALAKEPGVLDALFAELGDGHGDARLKAHIQRLQADFADTAEIQYRARQLTEDVALALQAKLLLEAGNATVSDAFIASRLGAGGRVYGTLPRGVDVAALLARSTPQLG; encoded by the coding sequence ATGAAGCCGAATCCGCTCGCCGAAACCCACGAGGTATTCAACCAGGTGCCGCCGCTGGATGGCGTCAACCTCTACCGCCTCGATCTGCCGCTGCAGGAGTGGACGCGGCGCTACCAGGGCGGCTGGGCCGAGACGCGGATCGACGCCTACGGCGCCCTGGCCGGCGGCGAGCTGATGGCCGCGGGCTTTCTCGCCAACGAGAACAAGCCGGTGTTTCACAGCCACGACCGCTACGGTCACCGCATCGACCTGGTGGAGTTCCATCCGGCCTATCACCAGTTGATGGCCGCGGCCATCGAGCACGGCATCCCCTCCATGCCCTGGACCGATCCGCGCCCCGGCGCCCAGGTGGCGCGCGCGGCCATGAGCTACCTGCACAGCCAGGCCGAGGCCGGCAGCGGCTGCCCGCTGACCATGACCTTCGCCAGCGTACCGGCGCTCAAACTGCAGCCGGACATCGCCGAACGGTGGCTGCCGAAGATCCTCTCCACCCAGTACGACCCGCGCAACCTGCCGGTCGAGCAGAAGAGCGGCGCCACCATCGGCATGGCCATGACCGAGAAGCAGGGCGGCACCGATGTGCGCGCCAACACCACCCGCGCCTACCCGGTCGGCGCGCCTGGTCCGGGCCAGGCCTACGAGCTGGTCGGGCACAAGTGGTTCTGCTCGGCGCCGATGTGCGACGCCTTCCTCACCCTGGCCTACAGCGATCAGGGCCTGAGCTGCTTCCTGCTGCCGCGCCACCGCCCGGACGGCACGCGCAACGCCTTCTATATCCAGCGCTTGAAGAACAAGCTGGGCAACTGGTCGAACGCCTCCAGCGAGGTGGAGTACCGCGGCGCCCTGGCCTGGATGATCGGCGAGGAGGGGCGCGGCGTGCCGACCATCATCGAGATGGTGGCGCTGACCCGCTTCGACTGCATGATCGGCTCCAGCGCCCTGATGCGTCAGGCCCTGACCCAGGCCGCGCACCACTGTGCCCATCGCCAGGTCGGCGGGCGGGTGCTGGCCGAGCAGCCCTTGATGCAGAACGTGCTGGCCGACCTGGCCCTGGAGAGCGAGGCGGCCCTGGCCCTGACGCTGCGCATGGGCCGGGCCCTGGACCATCCCCAGGACGAGCAGGAGGGCAAGTTCGCCCGCCTGGTCACCGCGGTGGGCAAGTACTGGATCTGCAAGCGCGCGCCGGCGATGATCAACGAGGCCGCCGAATGCATGGGCGGCGCCGGCTACGTCGAGGACAGCATACTGCCGCGGCTGTACCGCGAGGCGCCGGTCAACTCGACCTGGGAGGGTTCGGGCAACGTGCAGTGCCTGGACGTGCTGCGCGCCCTGGCCAAGGAGCCGGGCGTGCTCGATGCCTTGTTCGCCGAACTCGGCGACGGCCATGGCGACGCCCGGCTCAAGGCGCACATCCAGCGCCTGCAGGCGGACTTCGCCGACACCGCCGAGATCCAGTACCGCGCTCGCCAGCTGACCGAGGACGTAGCCCTGGCACTGCAGGCCAAGCTGCTGCTGGAGGCCGGCAATGCGACGGTGTCCGACGCCTTTATCGCCAGCCGCCTGGGCGCGGGCGGGCGGGTCTACGGCACCCTGCCGCGCGGCGTGGACGTGGCTGCGCTGCTGGCGCGCAGTACGCCGCAGTTGGGCTAG
- the cas3 gene encoding CRISPR-associated helicase Cas3' produces MKGFSSLSDQARRLWAKSGDGFGHGVLAHLLDVAAVAESLLRHEPESSLDWAAQALGLERPHVARWVACLIGLHDFGKAIPGFQDKWPEGRQADEALGMTFPARSLSVTDHACASAALLWEHLPRQGVEHLLWLRHALQAISAHHGYNFSQNEFNRAKPPFEPPAWGAARREIFEAYWAVLAPPGRPQIEALSQPAVQWLAGLTSVADWIGSNPEWFPLGERHELLADYHADALVRAEAALAAVGWTHYRPLLNAPAEADQLIGRIVQRPEFRARPLQREADRLLEGVQGPALLLVEAPMGEGKTELAFLAHLRLQAANQHRGLYVALPTQATGNALFSRALTFLRGFAGDTAVDMQLVHGGAALNERVVALRGIHGEPGDSVASSAWFSQRRRPLLSPYGVGTVDQALFAALNVKHHFVRLWGLSNRVVVLDEVHAYDTYTSGLIESLLRWLKALGSSVVLMSATLPSQRRDALMRAWGVANEAIPELSYPHLLLADDRGLQGATCESRPLPPISLQTVAEDLDSLAACALERLQFGGCGALIVNTVDRAQTLYLKLKEQLGEEAYLLLFHARFPADQRSHREREVLARFGQQGTRPVKALLIATQVAEQSLDIDFDFMLTDLAPVDLILQRAGRLHRHQRTRPDAHAEARLYVAGLDPERMPDLKTTAWEYVYQPYILCRTWALLSREMLLQLPADIDRLVQAVYGNDELPADLTEADRAFIEDEAYGGYLGKRQAERMMVLNVAIDPEAEPQNAYLQKNRGYEEGEEGLGLPNYTRLGDDSITLIPLHVVAGGWSLTPGGVAFDPEQLLPDALARQLYARQLKTSRKALLKHCQTEQTPRAFAEHPLLRHLKPLPLTDGCLQIGQLRVCLDNELGLVFQRNLSSPEDKA; encoded by the coding sequence ATGAAAGGATTCTCCAGCCTGAGCGATCAGGCGCGCCGGCTCTGGGCCAAGAGCGGCGACGGCTTCGGTCATGGTGTGTTGGCGCATCTGCTGGATGTGGCGGCGGTGGCCGAGAGCCTGCTCCGGCATGAGCCCGAGAGCAGCCTCGATTGGGCCGCCCAGGCCTTGGGGCTGGAGCGGCCCCATGTGGCGCGCTGGGTCGCTTGTTTGATCGGCCTGCATGACTTCGGCAAGGCCATTCCCGGATTCCAGGATAAATGGCCCGAGGGACGGCAGGCCGACGAAGCGCTGGGCATGACCTTCCCGGCGCGTTCGCTGAGCGTCACCGACCATGCCTGCGCCAGCGCCGCGCTGCTCTGGGAGCATCTGCCGCGCCAGGGTGTCGAGCACCTGCTGTGGCTACGCCATGCACTGCAGGCCATCAGTGCGCACCATGGCTACAACTTCAGTCAGAACGAATTCAATCGCGCCAAACCACCCTTCGAGCCGCCTGCATGGGGCGCCGCGCGACGGGAGATCTTCGAAGCCTATTGGGCTGTGCTGGCACCACCCGGCAGGCCGCAGATCGAGGCCCTGTCCCAGCCGGCGGTGCAGTGGTTGGCCGGGCTGACCAGCGTGGCCGACTGGATCGGCTCCAACCCCGAATGGTTTCCCCTGGGCGAGCGCCACGAGCTGCTGGCCGATTATCATGCCGATGCCTTGGTCCGCGCAGAAGCAGCTTTGGCTGCCGTCGGTTGGACCCACTACCGTCCGCTCTTGAATGCGCCCGCCGAGGCCGATCAGCTAATCGGGCGCATCGTCCAGCGCCCGGAATTCCGCGCCCGGCCCTTGCAGCGTGAGGCCGACCGTCTGCTCGAGGGCGTGCAGGGGCCAGCCTTGTTGCTGGTCGAAGCGCCCATGGGTGAGGGCAAGACCGAACTGGCCTTTCTCGCCCATCTGCGTTTGCAGGCCGCCAACCAGCATCGTGGCCTGTATGTCGCCTTGCCGACCCAGGCCACCGGCAATGCCCTGTTCAGCCGCGCGCTGACCTTTTTACGCGGCTTTGCCGGCGATACGGCCGTGGATATGCAACTGGTGCACGGCGGCGCGGCGCTCAATGAGCGGGTGGTGGCGTTGCGCGGCATTCATGGTGAACCCGGAGACAGCGTGGCCTCGTCCGCCTGGTTCTCCCAGCGCCGGCGGCCGTTGCTCTCTCCCTATGGGGTCGGCACCGTGGATCAGGCGCTGTTCGCCGCGCTCAACGTCAAGCATCACTTTGTGCGCCTGTGGGGGCTGAGCAATCGGGTGGTGGTGCTCGATGAAGTGCATGCTTACGACACTTACACCAGTGGTCTGATCGAGTCCCTGTTGCGCTGGCTCAAGGCCCTGGGCAGCTCGGTGGTGCTGATGAGTGCGACCCTGCCTTCGCAGCGCCGCGATGCGCTGATGCGGGCCTGGGGTGTGGCTAACGAGGCGATTCCCGAATTGTCCTATCCGCACCTGTTGCTGGCCGACGACCGTGGCCTGCAAGGCGCCACCTGTGAGTCGCGGCCGCTGCCGCCGATCAGCCTGCAGACGGTCGCCGAGGACCTCGACAGCCTGGCCGCCTGCGCCCTGGAGCGCTTGCAGTTCGGCGGCTGCGGCGCGCTGATCGTCAATACCGTGGACCGCGCCCAGACCCTGTACCTCAAGCTGAAAGAGCAGCTGGGCGAGGAGGCGTATCTGCTGCTGTTCCATGCGCGCTTCCCAGCCGACCAGCGCAGCCACCGCGAGCGGGAGGTATTGGCCCGCTTCGGTCAGCAGGGCACACGGCCGGTCAAGGCGCTGCTGATCGCCACCCAGGTAGCGGAACAGAGCCTGGATATCGACTTCGACTTCATGCTCACCGACCTGGCTCCGGTGGATCTTATCCTGCAGCGTGCCGGGCGCCTGCACCGTCATCAACGCACGCGGCCCGATGCCCATGCCGAGGCCAGACTCTATGTCGCCGGCCTTGACCCCGAGCGGATGCCCGATTTGAAAACCACTGCCTGGGAATACGTCTACCAGCCCTACATCCTCTGCCGCACCTGGGCTTTGCTGTCGCGCGAGATGTTGCTGCAGTTGCCGGCGGATATCGACCGCCTGGTGCAGGCGGTGTATGGCAATGACGAGTTACCGGCCGACCTGACCGAGGCAGACCGGGCTTTTATCGAAGATGAGGCCTACGGCGGTTACCTCGGCAAACGCCAGGCTGAACGCATGATGGTGCTCAATGTGGCCATCGATCCCGAGGCCGAGCCGCAGAACGCCTATCTACAGAAAAACCGCGGTTATGAGGAGGGCGAGGAGGGCCTTGGCCTGCCCAACTACACCCGTCTGGGCGACGACTCAATCACCCTGATTCCGTTGCATGTGGTGGCTGGCGGCTGGAGCCTGACGCCCGGCGGTGTCGCCTTCGATCCCGAGCAGTTGCTGCCCGATGCCCTGGCCAGACAGCTCTATGCCCGCCAGCTGAAGACCTCGCGCAAAGCGCTGCTCAAGCATTGTCAGACCGAGCAAACGCCGCGGGCCTTCGCCGAGCATCCCCTGTTGCGTCACCTCAAGCCCTTGCCGTTGACCGATGGTTGTTTGCAGATCGGCCAGTTGAGGGTGTGCCTGGATAACGAACTGGGCCTGGTCTTTCAGAGAAACCTTTCTTCACCCGAGGACAAGGCATGA
- a CDS encoding hybrid sensor histidine kinase/response regulator, whose product MRYILTLLLVLWPLFTGAVEFDEHTRALPLGQAVYVFEDVRGDASIAEVSSAALQGSFRRHDKAVLNAGYSRSVFWLRLDLEYRPQQAQGAHNWLLELAYPPLDHLELYLDDGQGGYRLTQRTGDALPFASRQIKQNNYLFELQLQPEQPRRLYLRLQSQGSIQAPLTLWSPTAYMEEQPGRIYVLGIIYGVLLVMLVYNLFIYLSVRDTSYLYYILYIASFGLYQVSVNGAGIEYFWPNSPWWANAATPFLIGAAALFGCQFARSFLHTGEHSPWVDRGLLLTMAAGGVVMVLALTASYALALRLATYLALLFTVLIFAAGLIAWLRGLRVARYFIIAWTAFLAGGVINTLMVLGYLPNVFLTMYASQIGSALEVGLLSLALADRINAMKEERTRILQESGRNLEALNQELANSNRLKDEFLATVTHELRTPMNGVIGSLELMQTLKMDVELAQYQKTAAGSARDMMRMVNDILALTELQAGKLYPRCEPFSLRGLFDGLLTQYAPQAEDKGLRFVLELDESLPDTLEGDAGKLAQSLGYLLDNAIKFTARGEVTLRVARGGGQDEGLPLCIEVCDTGVGFNAQQGTALYQHFRQVDGSMTRAHGGLGIGLAISRQLVELLGGSLQHESQPGQGSRFRLGLSLALPAQSAARPAPVRRVNTQALRHPAQCTVLVVEDNAINQLVTRGMLLKLGYQVRTADNGAEALELLRREAVDAVLLDCQMPVMDGFATCRALRTFPGCAELPVLAITAHSHSGDRERCLAAGMNDYLAKPVKFEELRVLLHEWVLSRALEVECPPPS is encoded by the coding sequence ATGCGCTACATCCTGACCCTTCTGCTCGTGCTTTGGCCGTTGTTTACCGGTGCCGTGGAGTTCGACGAGCACACCCGCGCACTGCCGCTCGGCCAGGCCGTGTATGTTTTCGAGGACGTGCGCGGCGATGCGAGCATCGCGGAAGTCAGCTCGGCGGCGCTGCAGGGCAGTTTCCGCCGCCACGACAAGGCGGTGCTCAATGCCGGCTATTCGCGCTCGGTATTCTGGCTGCGGCTGGATCTGGAGTACCGCCCGCAGCAGGCGCAGGGCGCACACAATTGGCTGCTGGAGTTGGCCTACCCGCCGCTGGACCATCTGGAGCTCTATCTGGACGACGGCCAGGGCGGTTATCGCCTGACCCAGAGGACCGGCGACGCCTTGCCGTTCGCCAGCCGGCAGATCAAGCAGAACAACTACCTGTTCGAGCTCCAGTTGCAGCCGGAGCAGCCGCGGCGCCTCTATCTGCGGCTGCAGAGCCAGGGCTCGATCCAGGCGCCGCTGACCCTCTGGTCGCCGACCGCCTACATGGAGGAGCAGCCGGGACGCATCTATGTGCTCGGCATCATCTACGGCGTGCTGCTGGTGATGTTGGTCTACAACCTGTTCATCTATCTCAGCGTGCGCGACACCAGCTACCTCTACTACATCCTCTATATCGCCTCGTTCGGCCTGTATCAGGTCTCGGTGAACGGCGCCGGCATCGAGTATTTCTGGCCCAACAGCCCCTGGTGGGCGAATGCCGCGACCCCCTTCCTGATCGGTGCGGCGGCGTTGTTCGGCTGCCAGTTCGCCCGCAGTTTCCTGCACACCGGCGAGCACAGCCCCTGGGTCGACCGCGGCCTGCTGCTGACGATGGCGGCCGGCGGCGTGGTGATGGTCCTGGCGCTGACCGCCAGCTATGCCCTGGCCCTGCGCCTGGCCACCTACCTGGCGCTGCTGTTCACCGTGCTGATCTTCGCCGCCGGGCTCATCGCCTGGCTGCGCGGCCTGCGCGTGGCACGTTATTTCATCATCGCCTGGACGGCCTTCCTGGCCGGCGGGGTGATCAATACCCTGATGGTGCTCGGTTACCTGCCCAACGTCTTCCTGACCATGTACGCCAGCCAGATCGGCTCGGCCCTGGAGGTCGGCCTGCTGTCCCTGGCCCTGGCCGACCGGATCAACGCGATGAAGGAGGAGCGCACACGCATCCTCCAGGAAAGCGGACGCAACCTGGAGGCCCTCAACCAGGAGCTGGCCAACAGCAACCGGCTCAAGGACGAATTCCTCGCCACCGTCACCCATGAGCTGCGTACCCCGATGAACGGGGTGATCGGCTCCCTGGAGCTGATGCAGACGCTGAAGATGGACGTCGAACTGGCCCAGTATCAGAAGACCGCGGCCGGCTCGGCACGCGACATGATGCGCATGGTCAACGACATCCTCGCCCTGACCGAACTGCAGGCCGGCAAGCTCTACCCGCGCTGCGAGCCGTTCAGCCTGCGCGGGCTGTTCGACGGGCTGCTGACTCAGTACGCGCCGCAGGCCGAGGACAAGGGCCTGCGTTTCGTCCTGGAGCTGGACGAGAGTCTGCCCGATACCCTGGAGGGGGATGCCGGCAAGCTGGCGCAGAGTCTCGGCTATCTGCTGGACAACGCGATCAAGTTCACCGCCCGGGGCGAGGTCACCCTGCGGGTCGCGCGTGGCGGCGGCCAGGACGAGGGCCTGCCGCTCTGCATCGAGGTGTGCGACACCGGCGTGGGTTTCAACGCCCAGCAGGGCACGGCGCTGTATCAACACTTCCGTCAGGTGGACGGCTCCATGACCCGCGCCCATGGCGGTCTGGGCATCGGCCTGGCGATCAGCCGCCAGCTGGTCGAGCTGCTCGGCGGCAGCCTGCAGCACGAATCGCAGCCCGGCCAGGGCAGTCGCTTCCGGCTCGGCCTGAGCCTGGCCCTGCCGGCGCAGAGCGCCGCTCGTCCCGCGCCGGTGCGACGGGTCAACACCCAGGCCCTGCGCCACCCCGCGCAATGCACCGTATTGGTGGTCGAGGACAACGCCATCAACCAGTTGGTGACCCGCGGCATGTTGCTCAAGCTCGGCTACCAGGTGCGCACCGCCGACAATGGCGCCGAGGCGCTCGAGCTATTGCGCCGAGAGGCGGTCGACGCGGTCCTGCTGGATTGCCAGATGCCGGTGATGGACGGTTTCGCCACCTGTCGGGCATTGCGCACCTTCCCCGGCTGCGCCGAGCTGCCGGTGCTGGCGATCACTGCCCACAGTCACAGCGGCGACCGCGAGCGCTGCCTGGCGGCCGGGATGAACGACTACCTGGCCAAGCCGGTGAAGTTCGAGGAACTGCGCGTGTTGCTGCACGAGTGGGTCCTGAGCCGTGCGCTGGAGGTCGAGTGTCCGCCGCCGTCCTGA
- a CDS encoding type II toxin-antitoxin system Phd/YefM family antitoxin: MRYSSQVKPISYLKANAAEVLKQLGEQQGPLVITQNGEAKAVLQDVRAYEQTQETLALLRILALGNQEIEAGKLSPLDAVASRLRARRKVDA; encoded by the coding sequence ATGCGCTACTCCAGCCAAGTCAAACCCATCAGCTACCTGAAGGCCAACGCCGCCGAGGTGCTCAAGCAGTTGGGCGAACAGCAGGGGCCACTGGTGATCACCCAGAACGGCGAAGCCAAGGCGGTGCTCCAGGACGTACGCGCCTACGAACAGACCCAGGAAACCCTGGCATTGCTGAGAATCCTCGCCCTGGGCAACCAGGAGATCGAGGCCGGCAAGCTCAGCCCACTGGACGCCGTCGCCTCACGCCTGCGCGCCCGCCGTAAAGTCGACGCATGA
- a CDS encoding TetR/AcrR family transcriptional regulator, whose product MSHHSGAQRLDRDQELRERIRACALARVTEGGFAALTMQALAEDVGIATGSLYRHFRSKGELAAEVFADASQREVEALAAVLRASGRPSARLAAGLAQFAARAWSSRRLAFALIAEPVDPQVDEQRLLYREAYAELFVELLEEGVAAGEFRVPHSGLVAACLVGAIAEALIGPLSPPARAAREAGYLSQDLGDVSQSLITFCLRAVGAEEPQP is encoded by the coding sequence ATGTCTCACCACTCGGGCGCGCAGCGCCTCGATCGCGACCAGGAACTGCGCGAGCGCATTCGCGCCTGCGCCCTGGCGCGGGTCACGGAAGGGGGCTTCGCGGCCCTGACCATGCAGGCGCTGGCCGAGGATGTCGGCATCGCCACCGGCAGTCTGTACCGCCACTTCCGCAGCAAGGGCGAACTGGCGGCCGAGGTGTTCGCCGACGCCAGCCAGCGCGAGGTGGAGGCCCTGGCTGCCGTCCTGCGGGCCTCCGGCCGTCCGAGCGCGCGCCTGGCCGCCGGCCTGGCTCAGTTCGCCGCCCGGGCCTGGAGCAGTCGACGGCTGGCCTTCGCCCTGATCGCCGAGCCGGTCGACCCTCAGGTCGACGAGCAGCGCCTGCTGTACCGCGAGGCCTATGCCGAGCTGTTCGTCGAGCTGCTGGAGGAGGGCGTCGCCGCGGGCGAGTTCCGGGTGCCGCACAGCGGCCTGGTCGCCGCCTGCCTGGTCGGTGCCATCGCCGAGGCGCTGATCGGCCCGCTGTCGCCGCCGGCCCGCGCCGCCCGCGAGGCCGGATACCTCTCCCAGGATCTGGGCGACGTCAGCCAGAGCCTGATCACCTTCTGCCTGCGCGCCGTCGGCGCCGAGGAGCCCCAGCCATGA
- a CDS encoding hydroxymethylpyrimidine/phosphomethylpyrimidine kinase, translating to MKTPCSRPVVLCLSGHDPSGGAGLQADIEALLAQGCHAAPTVTALTVQDTVNVADFRVLDRDWVLAQARAVLADLPVAAIKLGMLGSVEMVDTVVQLRQQLPDVPLVCDPVLRAGGGGALGKDEVGYAMRERLLPLATIATPNLPEARILAELPDGSADQCAEKLLPYVRHLLITGGHGDEHEVHNRLYGRDGSRHSFTCQRLPGSYHGSGCTLASALAGRLALGEELVSAVRSALDYTWRTLRDAEQPGHGQYIPRRLPLDAC from the coding sequence ATGAAAACACCCTGCTCTCGCCCCGTAGTGCTCTGCCTGTCCGGCCACGACCCCAGTGGCGGCGCCGGCCTGCAAGCCGACATCGAAGCCCTGCTCGCCCAGGGCTGCCATGCCGCCCCGACCGTCACCGCGCTGACCGTACAAGACACGGTCAATGTGGCCGACTTCCGCGTGCTCGACCGCGACTGGGTCCTGGCCCAGGCCCGGGCGGTGCTCGCCGACCTGCCGGTGGCCGCGATCAAGCTGGGCATGCTCGGCTCGGTGGAGATGGTCGACACCGTCGTCCAGCTGCGCCAGCAACTGCCCGACGTACCGCTGGTCTGCGACCCCGTGCTGCGCGCCGGCGGCGGCGGTGCCCTGGGCAAGGACGAGGTCGGCTACGCCATGCGCGAGCGTTTGCTGCCGCTGGCGACCATCGCCACGCCCAACCTGCCGGAAGCGCGCATCCTCGCCGAACTGCCCGACGGCAGCGCCGACCAGTGCGCCGAGAAGCTGCTGCCCTATGTCCGCCACCTGCTGATCACCGGCGGCCACGGCGACGAGCATGAGGTGCACAATCGCCTGTACGGCCGCGACGGCAGCCGCCACAGCTTCACCTGCCAGCGCCTGCCCGGCAGCTACCACGGCTCCGGCTGCACCCTGGCCAGCGCCCTGGCCGGACGCCTGGCCTTGGGCGAAGAGTTGGTCAGCGCCGTGCGCTCGGCCCTGGACTACACCTGGCGCACCCTGCGCGACGCCGAACAGCCCGGCCACGGCCAGTACATCCCCCGTCGCCTGCCGCTGGACGCCTGTTGA
- the hemL gene encoding glutamate-1-semialdehyde 2,1-aminomutase gives MSRSEILFNNAQKHIPGGVNSPVRAFKSVGGTPLFFKHAEGAYVTDEDDKRYVDYVGSWGPMILGHSHPDVLDAVRRQLEHGLSYGAPTAMETEMAELVCSLVPSMEMVRMVSSGTEATMSAIRLARGFTGRDSIIKFEGCYHGHSDSLLVKAGSGALSQGVPSSAGVPAAFAKHTLTLPFNDLPAVERMLAEVGQEVACIIVEPVAGNMNCVPPAPGFLEGLRALCDKHGVVLIFDEVMTGFRVALGGAQAHYGVTPDLSTFGKIIGGGMPVGCFGGKRAIMQCIAPLGPVYQAGTLSGNPLAMAAGLTTLKLIGRPGFHAELADYTRRMLAGLSERAEAAGIPFVTTQAGGMFGLYFSEGEAIVTFDDVMASDAARFKRFFHLMLEGGVYLAPSAFEAGFTSIAHGETELAITMDAAERAFEQLKKA, from the coding sequence ATGTCCCGTTCCGAAATCCTGTTCAACAATGCCCAGAAGCACATCCCCGGCGGCGTCAACTCCCCGGTGCGCGCCTTCAAGAGCGTCGGCGGCACCCCGCTGTTCTTCAAGCACGCCGAAGGCGCCTACGTCACCGACGAGGACGACAAGCGCTATGTCGACTACGTCGGCTCCTGGGGGCCGATGATCCTCGGCCACAGCCACCCGGACGTGCTCGACGCCGTGCGCCGGCAGCTGGAACACGGCCTGTCCTATGGTGCGCCGACCGCCATGGAAACCGAGATGGCCGAACTGGTGTGCTCGCTGGTGCCGTCCATGGAGATGGTGCGCATGGTCAGCTCCGGCACCGAGGCGACCATGAGCGCCATCCGTCTGGCCCGCGGTTTCACCGGCCGCGACAGCATCATCAAGTTCGAGGGCTGCTACCACGGTCACTCCGACAGCCTGCTGGTCAAGGCCGGCTCCGGCGCCCTGAGCCAGGGCGTGCCGAGCTCGGCCGGGGTACCGGCGGCCTTCGCCAAACACACCCTGACCCTGCCGTTCAACGACCTGCCGGCGGTCGAGCGCATGCTCGCCGAGGTCGGTCAGGAGGTGGCGTGCATCATCGTCGAGCCGGTGGCCGGCAACATGAACTGCGTGCCGCCGGCACCGGGCTTCCTCGAAGGCCTGCGCGCGCTGTGCGACAAACATGGCGTGGTGCTGATCTTCGATGAGGTGATGACCGGCTTTCGCGTCGCCCTCGGCGGCGCCCAGGCCCACTACGGCGTGACCCCGGACCTGTCGACCTTCGGCAAGATCATCGGCGGCGGCATGCCGGTCGGCTGCTTCGGCGGCAAGCGTGCCATCATGCAATGCATCGCCCCGCTCGGCCCGGTCTACCAGGCCGGCACCCTGTCCGGCAACCCGCTGGCCATGGCCGCCGGCCTGACCACCCTGAAGCTGATCGGCCGCCCCGGATTCCACGCCGAGCTGGCCGACTACACCCGCCGCATGCTGGCCGGCCTGAGCGAGCGCGCCGAGGCCGCCGGCATCCCGTTCGTCACCACCCAGGCCGGCGGCATGTTCGGCCTGTATTTCAGCGAAGGCGAGGCCATCGTCACCTTCGACGACGTGATGGCCAGCGATGCGGCACGCTTCAAGCGCTTCTTCCACCTGATGCTGGAGGGCGGCGTCTACCTGGCGCCGAGCGCCTTCGAGGCCGGCTTCACCTCCATCGCCCACGGCGAGACCGAGCTGGCGATCACCATGGACGCCGCCGAGCGTGCCTTCGAACAGCTGAAGAAGGCCTGA
- the thiE gene encoding thiamine phosphate synthase, with translation MTTLRGLYAITDSQLLAGGKLLPYVEAALNGGARLLQYRDKSSDDALHQREAEALLRLCERYGAALIINDDAELAARLGVGVHLGQSDGSLAAARALLGPQAIIGGTCHARFGLAQQAAKEGASYVAFGRFFESHTKPGAPGATVELLDQAKSHLQLPVVAIGGVTLENATPLIAHGADMLAVVHALFAADSAAEVERRARAFGALFAQD, from the coding sequence ATGACCACCCTACGCGGTCTCTATGCCATCACCGACAGCCAGCTGCTGGCCGGCGGCAAGCTGCTGCCCTATGTCGAAGCGGCGCTGAACGGCGGCGCCCGCCTGCTGCAGTATCGCGACAAGTCGAGCGACGATGCCCTTCATCAGCGTGAGGCCGAGGCCCTGCTCAGGCTGTGCGAGCGCTACGGAGCGGCGCTGATCATCAACGACGACGCCGAGCTGGCCGCACGCCTGGGCGTCGGCGTACACCTGGGCCAGAGCGACGGCTCCCTGGCCGCCGCCCGCGCCCTGCTCGGCCCCCAGGCGATCATCGGCGGCACCTGCCACGCCCGCTTCGGCCTGGCCCAGCAGGCGGCCAAGGAAGGTGCCAGCTATGTCGCCTTCGGCCGCTTCTTCGAGTCCCATACCAAGCCTGGCGCGCCGGGCGCCACGGTCGAGCTGCTGGACCAGGCCAAGAGCCATCTGCAGCTGCCGGTGGTCGCCATCGGCGGCGTGACCCTGGAAAACGCCACGCCACTGATCGCTCACGGCGCCGACATGCTCGCGGTGGTCCACGCCCTGTTCGCCGCCGACTCGGCCGCCGAGGTCGAGCGCCGCGCCCGCGCCTTCGGCGCCCTGTTCGCCCAAGACTGA
- a CDS encoding type II toxin-antitoxin system RelE/ParE family toxin, translating to MSKAPYTVLMTAGAERDLESIYDYIVEFDSLANADHVLEHLLQGIRNLERFPERGAHPRELSALGIREYRQALYKPYRIIYRILGEQVHIYLIADGRRDMQSLLYRRLLE from the coding sequence ATGAGCAAAGCACCCTACACGGTGCTGATGACTGCCGGCGCCGAGCGCGATCTGGAGTCGATCTACGATTACATTGTCGAATTCGATTCCCTCGCCAATGCCGATCATGTGCTCGAGCATCTCCTGCAAGGCATCCGCAACCTCGAGCGCTTCCCCGAACGCGGAGCCCATCCCAGAGAACTTTCCGCCTTGGGCATCCGGGAATACCGACAGGCGCTCTACAAGCCCTATCGGATCATCTACCGAATTCTCGGCGAACAGGTGCATATCTACCTGATCGCCGACGGCCGCCGCGATATGCAATCCCTGCTATACAGACGCCTGCTGGAGTGA